The nucleotide window CGTATCTTGTGTCCTTCTTGCGAGTTCACACCTTCTCAAGGTTGCTTCTAGGTTTTTTATTCAGGCTTGATTTTTGACACTTTGGCTTGAGTTTTGACTCTTAGCTTCTTTTCCTTTATGTATAGTCCCTCCAGTGTTaaagctttgaagtatgaaatctcgaactCCTAGATTGTTCCTTCCTTTTGGTCCATTCCCTGAAAAGGAAAATACACACGAGGCTCGGAGGTATAtgtttagatgatgactgcttaatCCCTCTTTTCCATCAGAAAGGTTGTAACCTAGACCAGGAATAATTCAATATTCCGCATGTCTTtcgggtctaatatcatcatttggtacgggctagctttttgtttatcatctaaaattgttagtaaaattcaaaaactcaaaataaaattatatctgaGTGATGACTGATCGTGGGTACTTCCTTTGCCTAGAAATATTACTTCTTCAAATGAACAGTGTTCCAATGTGATGGTAGTATGCTGCCATCCATGGTTTCCAGCTCATACGCCCCTTTTCCAGCGATGCCTCGAGCCTTGTAAgggccttcccaatttggacttaACTTACCCACATTAGCCATTGTCGTTGACCGAAACACCTTTTTGGGGACGAAGTCTCCAATCTTGAAGTACCACAGATTTGCTTTCCTGTTGTAACATCGTTCAATCATCTGCTTTTGAGCCGCCATCCTTATTAGCGCAACTTCCCTCCTTTCCTCTAATAAATCCAGACTTACCTGCATTTCTTCTTCATTTGCTTCCTCAATAGCATGTGTGTATCTCATGCttggttcacctatttcaacAGGAATTAGGGCTTCAGTGCCATAGTGGAGTGAAAATGGAGTCTCGCCCGTACTTGTTCTGTAGTTGTTTAATAAGTCCACAATACTCCCACTAACACTTCTGGCCAATTGCCCTTTGACTTCTCTAATCTTTTCTTTATGCTATTAATAttaactttgtttgttgactcagcttgCCCATTAGCTACGGGATGGTAAGGCGAGGATGTAATCCGTTTAATCTTCCAACTCTGAAAGAACTCTGTGATTTTTGTGCCTATGAATTGCGGGCCATTTTCTCACACGATTTCCTTTGGAACTCCAAAATGATGGATAATATTTCGCCCAAATAAAGTCCCTGAATtctttttctcgcacctgtttgaaagctcctgcttctacccattttgaaaaataatatgtTAAAACCAATAGAAATCATACCTTTCCTTTGGCTTGAGGTAACGGACCTACGATATCCTTGCCACACTTCATGAAAGGACATGGCGCGATAACTGAATGTAACAATTCTGCTAGGCGATGCATGTTATTGGCATATCGTTGACATTTATCGCACTTGGCTAtaaagttttcttcttctttctccatTTTTGGCCAATATTATCTTGCTCTTATTAAAGTATTCACCAATGATCTTCCCCCAGCACGATTGCCACAGTGCCTTTCGTGTACTTCCCTCATTACATATTCTGTTTGTGAAGGACCAAGGCACCATGCTAAAGGTCCACCAAACATCTTTCGGAATAAGTTTCCACGAATTAAGCAATACCAGGCAGCTTTTTGGTGAAGTACCTGTGACTTTTTCTTGTCTTCGGGCAAGATTACGTACTGCAAAAAATTGACAAACTCGTTCCtctaatcccaagttaaattattaaaatttacctcgttcttGACTTGATCAAGTAtcgaatgaaacaaatgtattacaatagcattttctgcatttgttacTTCCGTAACAGATGCGAGATTGGCCAACGCATTTGCCTCTGTATTCTCTCCCTGGGTATTTGAACAGTTTTTCACGATTGAAATTGTCTACCTAGTTCACATACCTTTTCCAGGTATTGTTGCATTCGTGCCTTTCTTGCTATGTAAGTCCCCTGCAGTTGGTAACTACAAGCTGCGAATCACTTTTGATTACAATCTGTTCTATGCCAAGTTCTCGTGCTATTTCCAgacctgcaatcaaagcttcatactctactTCATTAGTAATGATAGTATAACATTTTATTGCTTGTCTTATGATTTCTCCTGATTGTGGAATTAGGACAATACCTAAGCATGCTCCTTTTACATTCGAGGAACCATCAGTAAATAAAGTCCAAGTCACTGGTTTAGATCCAATAAATACTTGTAATCCCTTTTCTGCTTCATGAACTAAACTTGTGCTAAAATCTTCTACGAAATCTGCTAAAACCTACAATTTTATTGCAGTTCTGGGCTGGTATGTGATATCATACTCACTGAGTTCTATTgccacttagctaacctaccaGATAGTTCCTGGTTATGCAATATATTCCTCAGGGGGAAAGCTATTATTACGgagataggatgacattgaaaataactCAATTTTTTAGATGCCATAATTAGTGCTAAAGCATGTTTTTCTAGATCAAGGTATCGTGTGTCACTATCTAAaaaagatttactaacataatatattggagattgtttacctttatcCTCTTGTACAATAACGCACTTACCGCCACTTCTGACACATCAAGGTAGATAAGCAGCCTTTCCCCGTCTTTCGGTTTGGCTAGCAAAGACAGATTTGAAAGATATGATTTTATGTCCTTGAGGGCTTGttggcattcatcagtccattcaaTTGATTCTACTTTTTCAATACtgaaaaagaatttaaaacttttttttgatgatttttaaataaatctcCCTAGTGCTGTTATTCTTCATGTTAATCTCTGCACTTCCTTTTTACTTGAGAGTATATCGGGTATTTCCTCTATAGCTTGATTtgtgcaggatttacttcaattcccTTGTTAGAAACATgaaaacctaaaaacttacctAAAGATACGCCAAAAACACATTTTTTCTggatttagcttcatattgtacttgcGGAAAATCTGAAAAGTGTCCGACAAATGCTAGAAATGATCTCCTGCCTGTGTCGATTTGACTAGCATATCATTAATGTAGACTTTCATAGTCTCTCCCATatgttcttgaaatattttagttACCAATCTTGGTATGTGGCTCCAGCATTTTTtagaccaaaaggcatgacttTGTAATAGTAAGTCCCTCTGTCTatgataaaggaagttttttctttATCTGTAGGATCcatctttatttatttatatccTGAATATGCATATAAAAAACTTAAAAGCTCATGTCCTACGGTagaatcaattagttgatctatgtgCAGTAAAGGGaatgaatctttaggacaagctttatTTAAGTCAGTATAATCTGCACAAACTCGCAATATCCCATTTTTTTGGTACTGCCACAGTATTAGCTAGCcagttaggatattttacctaTTGTATTGATCcaatttttaaagtttttgtaCCTCATCCTGGATCACCTAATTTTTGAAGGAtccttgcttccttttcttctgCTTGATAGGTGGATATGATGGGTCTTCGTtcagtttgtgagtcatcacctCTTGcagtatacctgtcatatctgaatgcggCCAAGCAAAGCAAATTGAGTTAGCTCTTAAAatttcaattaacttacctttcatttttGTGCTCAGGTTTACACCCTAAAAACTTTTCTGTCCAACCAGTGTTTAAATAGCACCACCGCTTTGAGTTCTTCGGTAGTTGTCTTAATATTTTCACTTTCTTCTGGCTCTTGTGCTGGAATGCCTTCAGTTGAGGTTTGTATTGCAACATCCTCAACTGAATTCTATAACTGCTATTTCTTGCCTTCCACCTAGTTCATTGTGCTGGTAGCAATTACATAATTGATACTCCTCGAAGCTTGTTAATATCCACGGATTTGATGAATCCCTCACTTTGAaggaaatttgataacttgatgcaatGTGGACGGTACAACATCCATATCGTGAATTCATAGTCTTCCTAGGATTATATTATAAACCATATCTGCATCTATCACTTGAAACTTTCTATCCTTGATAACCCCTTCTGCAAACGTAGCTAGCACTACTTCTCCTTTTATGATAACACTTGAATTATCAAACCCAGATAAAGTTCGGGCCTTTGGTATCACCTTGTCGTCAATTTGTATTTCATCCACCACTCTTAGTAAAATAATATTTACGGAACTACTTGGGTCAATCAAAACTTGTTTTACGTTAGTATCGTGTAAAAGTAAGGATATTActagtgcgtcattgtgaggAATCATCAAGCCATCCgcatcttcatcatcaaatgTTATATTATCTCCTTCCAAAGTGTGACGTATTTTCTTCCCATGAGTGACTGTGACTTTTGATGTCTTCTTTGTTGCTGTATAAGTCACATCATTGACCTCGTCTCTCCCGGTTATTACATTGACTGTTCTTTTCAAAGATGggggttttgggggttcttgtCTATTCTTCATATATGATTGCCTACCTTTCTCGCTGAACAGGTCAGTTAGATAACCTTGCTTCAATAAATGCTCAACCTTTCCTTGTAGTAACCTGCAATATGTTGTTCTATGGTCATGATAGTTGTGAAATTCACTCCAATAATCTTGATATCTTTTGCTCGGATCTAACCTCATTTCTTtaggccaccgtaccttatctcccataccTTTTAAAATAGTCACCAAATCGGAGGTACTAACACTAAAACTATAGTCTCAGATTCTCGTATGTGTGTTGAAATTGTCTCCTCACACATCCCGTTCCTTTCTGAATCTAGGTGAAGAACCTGCATCTTTTCGCCTTGACCTCGATTTGTATTGTAAGTTTTTTTGTTTGGAACGAGAATCTTGACCTGCAGGACCCATataaggctcgtacctattttttCCGGTCCTTTTTTCTGATTCTGAGCATCTTGACCCTGCTCTTTCATCAACCCTTGGTTGTGCAACTATGTTTTCCTCTGTTCGCAGCTTCGTGTTGTATCTGTTATACACGTcgttccaagttgttgctggaaATTCTCGCAAACTTTCTTTCAGACTCCTCGTGGCTTCTGAACATTTCTCATTTAGATTGCTTACAAACGCCTTGGCCGCCCAATTTTTAGGTACTCGTGGTAACATCATCCTCTCCCATTGGAATCTATCCACAAACTATCTGAGTAGTTCTGTGTTTCCTTGTTTTACCTTAAAGAtgtcttctctccttttttttaaactttttgagcCCCCGAATGTacttttataaatgaatctgcaagctcagcaaaagaatcaatagagttttcAGGTAAGATAGAATACCACGTTAATGCTCCTTTCGTGAGTGTTTCACCAATTTTTTTGACCAAAACTGACTCGATTTCTTGCTTAGTTAAATCATTGCCTTTCACGCCAGATGTAAACACGGTTACGTGATGATCTCGTGGGTCAGTTGTTCTATCATATTTTAGAATATCAGGAATTTTAATCTTCTTACG belongs to Nicotiana tabacum cultivar K326 chromosome 6, ASM71507v2, whole genome shotgun sequence and includes:
- the LOC142181782 gene encoding uncharacterized protein LOC142181782 → MDPTDKEKTSFIIDRGTYYYKVMPFGLKNAGATYQDCIEKVESIEWTDECQQALKDIKSYLSNLSLLAKPKDGERLLIYLDVSEVAVLADFVEDFSTSLVHEAEKGLQVFIGSKPVTWTLFTDGSSNVKGACLGIVLIPQSGEIIRQAIKCYTIITNEVEYEALIAGLEIARELGIEQIVIKSDSQLGENTEANALANLASVTEVTNAENAIVIHLFHSILDQVKNEYVILPEDKKKSQVLHQKAAWYCLIRGNLFRKMFGGPLAWCLGPSQTEYVMREVHERHCGNRAGGRSLHKEKIREVKGQLARSVSGSIVDLLNNYRTSTGETPFSLHYGTEALIPVEIGEPSMRYTHAIEEANEEEMQVSLDLLEERREVALIRMAAQKQMIERCYNRKANLWYFKIGDFVPKKVFRSTTMANVGKLSPNWEGPYKARGIAGKGAYELETMDGSILPSHWNTVHLKK